In Acanthopagrus latus isolate v.2019 chromosome 17, fAcaLat1.1, whole genome shotgun sequence, the following are encoded in one genomic region:
- the tubb5 gene encoding tubulin beta-5 chain: MREIVHIQAGQCGNQIGAKFWEVISDEHGIDPTGTYHGDSDLQLDRISVYYNEATGGKYVPRAILVDLEPGTMDSVRSGPFGQIFRPDNFVFGQSGAGNNWAKGHYTEGAELVDSVLDVVRKESESCDCLQGFQLTHSLGGGTGSGMGTLLISKIREEYPDRIMNTFSVVPSPKVSDTVVEPYNATLSVHQLVENTDETYCIDNEALYDICFRTLKLTTPTYGDLNHLVSATMSGVTTCLRFPGQLNADLRKLAVNMVPFPRLHFFMPGFAPLTSRGSQQYRALTVPELTQQVFDAKNMMAACDPRHGRYLTVAAVFRGRMSMKEVDEQMLNVQNKNSSYFVEWIPNNVKTAVCDIPPRGLKMAVTFIGNSTAIQELFKRISEQFTAMFRRKAFLHWYTGEGMDEMEFTEAESNMNDLVSEYQQYQDATAEEEGEFEEEAEDEA; encoded by the exons ATGAGGGAAATCGTGCACATCCAAGCCGGCCAGTGCGGTAACCAGATCGGTGCCAAG TTCTGGGAAGTGATCAGCGATGAGCACGGCATCGACCCCACGGGGACTTACCACGGAGACAGTGACCTGCAGCTGGACAGGATCAGTGTCTACTACAATGAGGCCACAG GAGGTAAATATGTACCTCGCGCCATTCTCGTGGACTTGGAGCCGGGAACCATGGACTCCGTGAGGTCCGGACCCTTTGGGCAGATCTTCAGACCCGACAATTTTGTGTTTG GTCAGAGTGGTGCTGGAAACAACTGGGCCAAGGGTCACTACACAGAGGGAGCTGAGTTGGTGGACTCAGTCCTGGATGTGGTCCGCAAAGAGTCAGAGAGCTGCGACTGCCTGCAGGGCTTCCAGCTCACCCACTCACTTGGTGGGGGAACTGGCTCCGGTATGGGCACCCTGCTCATCAGCAAGATCCGTGAAGAGTACCCCGACCGTATCATGAACACCTTCAGCGTGGTGCCTTCCCCCAAG GTTTCAGACACAGTGGTTGAGCCTTACAACGCAACCCTGTCAGTCCACCAGCTTGTAGAGAACACAGACGAAACCTACTGCATTGACAACGAGGCCCTTTATGACATTTGCTTCCGCACTCTGAAACTTACCACACCCACCTACGGAGACCTTAACCACCTGGTGTCCGCCACCATGAGCGGAGTCACCACCTGCCTGCGCTTCCCCGGTCAGCTCAATGCCGATCTCCGCAAACTGGCAGTCAACATGGTGCCTTTCCCCCGTCTGCACTTCTTCATGCCTGGCTTCGCGCCCCTGACCAGCAGAGGCAGCCAGCAGTACCGTGCCCTCACAGTCCCAGAGCTCACCCAGCAGGTGTTCGATGCCAAGAATATGATGGCTGCATGTGACCCACGCCACGGCCGCTACCTGACCGTCGCCGCTGTGTTCCGCGGCCGCATGTCCATGAAGGAGGTCGACGAGCAGATGCTCAACGtccagaacaaaaacagcagctacTTCGTCGAATGGATCCCCAACAATGTCAAGACCGCCGTCTGTGACATTCCACCCCGTGGCCTCAAGATGGCCGTCACTTTCATCGGCAACAGCACAGCCATCCAGGAGCTGTTCAAGCGCATCTCTGAGCAGTTCACAGCCATGTTCCGTCGCAAGGCCTTCTTGCATTGGTACACAGGTGAAGGTATGGATGAGATGGAGTTCACCGAAGCAGAGAGCAACATGAATGATCTGGTGTCTGAGTACCAGCAGTACCAGGATGCCACAGCTGAAGAGGAGGGTGAATTtgaggaggaggctgaagacGAGGcttga